The genomic segment GGCGGTCAGATGGTAGTAACGCCAGTCGAACAGTTGATCAAGCAGCTGGCTGAGCTGAGTGGCGTCGGTTTTGCCTTCAACGCGGGCAAACAGGCCGGAGTCTTGTAATGCTGTTTGTAATTGCTCCGCTGCGACAAGACTGCTGGCCCGCTCACCGGATACCAGCAGGATCAGCCGTTGTGAGGCATTGCTGGCGATGCGGTTGTTGGCGAAGGATTCAGCAGCACTGTTGTGCTCATCGGGCAGTAACGACAGGATACTGGTATCGAACTGTATGCCACGGTGGAACTGCCAGGCCAGTATCACGATGGCCACGGCCATCAGCAGTAACCAGGCCAGTAACGGTCGGTACGATGCCGGATGCAGTGGCTTATTCAGCTGCGCTGGCATCGCCGCTGACCTCCAGGCGGATTTCGGTCCGGTCGCCTTTTGGCTCGTGCAAGGTCAGACCTTGCAGGTGGGTGGTGCCGGTCATATCGATGCGGGAAAAAAACGACATCAAGACATCGCTTTTGGGGGTCAGCTGTAAATCCCAGCCATTGGTTTCGCTGACCTGGATACCCGTGATGGCAAAGGTGGCTTGCAAGGTGGCCAGATCACCGGCAAAAATCGCCGCCAGCAGGTTGGCTACGGTGGCCGTCTGGGCGCTGTTGGCATCACTTTGCCAGACCACTTCACCACCCTGGGTTTGGGAGATACCGTGCTCGCTGATCATCACTTTGCTGGCTATCGGTTGTTCGATTATCCATTCAAGACCTTGCTGGCGCTGATAGTGGAACTGGCCACTGGAGTGTAATGGGCGCGGCAGAATGGTCAGGTATTTGTCCTGCTCAAACTGGCCCTGCAATTCATCGGTGGGTGTCAGAATACGGGCAAGGTCGGCCTGGCTGAGCGATTGCGCCTGGCTGTGACTGGTGGCGATGGCACCCAGCAGCACCAGGCAGGCCAGCATGCGAGGCGAACGAATCATAAGTGGGCGGTTACCTTGTCGATCATGACCTGAGGAGATTCAAAACACATGGTTTGGGTCGCGATATCGACGGCCACCATGGTGGTGGTGGCTTTGGTCAGGCGTTTGCCACTGGCTTTATTGCGGATTTCATAACCAATCTTGAGGCAGTTGACCCACTCGGTCAGCGTTGCAGTGACCGTGATGGTTTCGTCAAAGCAGGCCGGGCCAGGGTAGCGAATATGCAGGTCGATCACCGGCCAGGCGTAGCCGGAGGCTTTCATTTCGGTGTAGTTGTAGCCGATCTTGTCGAGCAGCGCACAACGGGCAATTTCCAGATACTTGGCGTAATGGCCGTGCCAGACCACGTTCATCATATCGACGTCGTGGAACGGCACCTGAATATCAACGGCAGCACGGATCATGAGCGACTCTCGTACAGCGGCCAGCGCTGTTGTTGCAGGGCGCATACCATGTCGCGCAGTTCCTGTTCCAGTGCGCGGTCTTCCAGCAGCAAGGGACTGACTGAGCGTACGGCATCTATCGTCGCGCTGATACTGGCAGACAGGCTGTCTGTGTTGACCTCTCCAGCCCGAATACGCAATTCCAGCCCCTGTACGGCAGCGATCAAACAGGCTGCCGCCGCTTGCTCGGTCAGCTGTAATACCCGCAGGCAGTCGCGCGCGGCGATGGTGCCCATGCTGACCTTGTCCTGGTTATGGCATTCGGTCGAGCGTGAGAACACGCTGGCCGGCATGGTGTGCTTGAGTGCTTCGGCGGTCCAGGCGGAGACACCAATTTGCACCGCCTTGAAGCCGTGGCTGATGGCCTGGCGTGGGCCTTTCGCACCGGACAGATTGGCAGGCAAACCGTGGTTAAACTTGGTATCGACCAGCATTGCCAATTGACGGTCGAGCAAATCGGCAATATTGGCGACGGCGGTTTTGAGGGTGTCCATCGCCATGGCGATATGGCCACCGTAGAAGTGGCCGCCGTGTAATACCAGCTCGTTGTCGCCGTCAATGATGGGGTTGTCGTTGGCGCTGTTGAGCTCGTTTTCGATCAGGCTGCGGTTCCAGTCCAGAGTCTCGCTTAACACGCCAATCACGTGCGGGGCACAGCGCAGCGAGTAACGGTCTTGCAGGCGATCCGGGTTGCGGGGTGGCGTACCGGCTTCCAGATCGCCCCGTAGCCAGCGGGCGACCTTTTGCGGGCCAGGGTGAGGCTTGGCGCTGAACAGAATGTCATTGTAATGGTGGGCGTTGCCTTTGGCGGCAATGGTCGCCAGCGCGGTAATCCGCGTCGCCACGGCTTCCAGATAACGGGCACGACTGAACGCCTGACAGGCCAGGGCGGTCATGACGGCGGTGCCGTTCATAATCGCCAGACCTTCTTTCGGCCGTAATGTCAGCGGCTGGATAGCCCGTTCGGCAAATACCTCGGCGGTTGGTCGTACTTCGCCCTGATAATAGACTTCACGTTCGCCACAGAGGACTGCCGCTACGTAGGACAACGGCGTCAGGTCGCCGCTGGCACCGACGGAACCTTCTTCCGAAATCAGCGGCACAATGTCATTGTGTAACAGCCGTTCGAGTTGCTCCAGCAGCTCAATGGATACTCCTGAAAAGCCCCGGCACAGGGATGCCAGCCGGGTTGCCAGTACCGCCCGACCGCTTTCAAGCGGCAGTATCGCGCCCATGCCACAGCCGTGAAAGGTGTACAGGTGTCTGGGCAGCTCGGCCACCAGCTCCGGTGGAATCGTGACAGTACAGCTGTCGCCATAACCGGTGGTGACCCCGTAAATTTCACCGTCTTCGGCCAGCAGCCGGTCGAGGAACTGGCTGCCACGCTGGATCCGCTGGCGGAATTCCAGCGCCTGATCCAGCTCGACCGGGCTGTTTTGCCGGGCAATAGCACAGATGTTTTCAATCGTCAGGCGTGAGCCATTAAAGGTAACCATAGTCAGTACGGCCTGTCCTTGTTGTTAAGTCGCAGTCGAGCCAGCAAAGCTGATCACACCACTGGCGTTGATCTTGTCACCCTGACGATAAGCGAAAGCAACATCGCCACTGTCGTCCCGGTTCTTGAGCGACAGGGTCAGGGTAATGTGATCACCAGGCAGGATCGGGTTAACAAATTTGATATTTTTCATACCGCAAAATGCGCCCTGCACTGCCAGATAATGGCGGCCAAAGCGGCTGGCCCAGTCGATCTGGACAACGCCCGGCAGAATCGGATGCCGGGGAAAATGACCAACAAAATATTGCAGGTCGGCCGGTATCTGCAGATCCAGCGTCAGTGCATCGTGGTGCAACCGTTCGGTCAAAATAACCGGCTGGTCGGGGCGGCTGGCAAACAGCTCAAGCAGATCCTGTTGCAGGGTTTTCCCCTGGGAGTTGCATGGCAGCGCCAGCACAATACGCCAGCGCCGTGGCAGCAGCGGTCGCTCAACATGGTCGAGCAGATGATGGCGGAGGGTATCAATCAAGGCCTTGCGACCTTGCGTCTCCAGATAGGCCAGACCTGCAGCAGACAGGCAGATCACTGCCGCCACTTCGACGCGCCGGGATTGCAGCACCAGCGAGCGGGCGGCGCTGATCAGCGGATGGGTAAACAGCTGGTTGTCCATCGCCGTCAGCGACAGGCGCTTGCCTTCGACCTTGACGATCTTGTCGACCCGGCCGATCAGGGTAAAACTCTGATCCGGGCCGATTTCTACCCGGTCGCTGGTGGCGTACCAGTCATCCTGTTGCAGATAAGGCGAGCGAATCTGCAAGCACTGGCTGTCGGCATCGACCCTGACGTCAACGCCGGGCACGGGTGTCCACTGGGTATGTGCC from the Candidatus Thalassolituus haligoni genome contains:
- a CDS encoding outer membrane lipoprotein carrier protein LolA, yielding MIRSPRMLACLVLLGAIATSHSQAQSLSQADLARILTPTDELQGQFEQDKYLTILPRPLHSSGQFHYQRQQGLEWIIEQPIASKVMISEHGISQTQGGEVVWQSDANSAQTATVANLLAAIFAGDLATLQATFAITGIQVSETNGWDLQLTPKSDVLMSFFSRIDMTGTTHLQGLTLHEPKGDRTEIRLEVSGDASAAE
- the hutH gene encoding histidine ammonia-lyase, yielding MVTFNGSRLTIENICAIARQNSPVELDQALEFRQRIQRGSQFLDRLLAEDGEIYGVTTGYGDSCTVTIPPELVAELPRHLYTFHGCGMGAILPLESGRAVLATRLASLCRGFSGVSIELLEQLERLLHNDIVPLISEEGSVGASGDLTPLSYVAAVLCGEREVYYQGEVRPTAEVFAERAIQPLTLRPKEGLAIMNGTAVMTALACQAFSRARYLEAVATRITALATIAAKGNAHHYNDILFSAKPHPGPQKVARWLRGDLEAGTPPRNPDRLQDRYSLRCAPHVIGVLSETLDWNRSLIENELNSANDNPIIDGDNELVLHGGHFYGGHIAMAMDTLKTAVANIADLLDRQLAMLVDTKFNHGLPANLSGAKGPRQAISHGFKAVQIGVSAWTAEALKHTMPASVFSRSTECHNQDKVSMGTIAARDCLRVLQLTEQAAAACLIAAVQGLELRIRAGEVNTDSLSASISATIDAVRSVSPLLLEDRALEQELRDMVCALQQQRWPLYESRS
- a CDS encoding acyl-CoA thioesterase, producing the protein MIRAAVDIQVPFHDVDMMNVVWHGHYAKYLEIARCALLDKIGYNYTEMKASGYAWPVIDLHIRYPGPACFDETITVTATLTEWVNCLKIGYEIRNKASGKRLTKATTTMVAVDIATQTMCFESPQVMIDKVTAHL